Proteins encoded by one window of Halobaculum halobium:
- a CDS encoding cupin domain-containing protein: MEHIDIDEADTGGFGRDVEMRRLTDALGAEDMAINHYRLDPDEGFSGGMHTHLDQEEVFVVLSGTATFETEDGAVEVGEGEAIRFAPGEYQTGSNEGDEPVEALALGAPADSTEVRVPATCRECGHEALAAVPGDDGMEFVCPECGTEADLPT; this comes from the coding sequence ATGGAACACATCGACATCGACGAAGCCGACACGGGCGGATTCGGCAGGGACGTGGAGATGCGCCGACTCACCGACGCACTCGGCGCCGAGGACATGGCGATCAACCACTACCGCCTCGACCCGGACGAGGGGTTCTCCGGCGGGATGCACACCCACCTCGACCAGGAGGAGGTGTTCGTGGTCCTCTCGGGCACGGCGACGTTCGAGACGGAGGACGGTGCCGTCGAGGTCGGCGAGGGCGAGGCGATCCGGTTCGCACCCGGGGAGTACCAGACCGGGAGCAACGAGGGCGACGAGCCCGTCGAGGCGCTCGCGCTCGGCGCGCCGGCCGACTCGACGGAGGTTCGCGTCCCGGCCACGTGTCGCGAATGCGGGCACGAAGCGCTCGCAGCGGTCCCCGGCGACGACGGCATGGAGTTCGTCTGTCCCGAGTGCGGGACCGAAGCGGACCTCCCGACGTAG
- a CDS encoding carbohydrate ABC transporter permease, which produces MSDASHEDSDPTDPTDSTGVAARVRDDLAALDGYRVALYAAIIGMTVFFLTPIESGLVTAFKTNPGGISSTLPFAPPPPRFFTLEKWQTAIAALGRGMVNSALYAVPATIISALFGSFAAYGLTQADWRARYKAPVLAMLVAGIFIPYQAVLVPLSQFWGAVPLAELLTPLWVLGVPQSYVGLVELTITHVAYGIPICMVLFRSYYRNVSEEMIEAARLDGATFRRVYRRIVFPISTPMFAVVLIYQFTQIWNDLLFALILVSTESSPAAPVVLILAGLGESMEGQDFALRMAGAFVAALPTLIVYIMFGEEFAEGVAT; this is translated from the coding sequence ATGAGCGACGCATCACACGAGGACTCCGACCCGACAGATCCGACCGACTCGACCGGCGTCGCGGCCCGCGTCCGCGACGACCTCGCGGCGCTCGACGGCTACCGCGTGGCGCTGTACGCCGCGATCATCGGGATGACGGTGTTCTTCCTGACACCGATCGAATCCGGGCTCGTCACCGCGTTCAAGACGAACCCCGGCGGGATCAGCTCGACGCTGCCGTTCGCGCCGCCGCCGCCGCGCTTTTTCACGCTGGAGAAGTGGCAGACGGCGATCGCGGCGCTGGGTCGCGGCATGGTCAACAGCGCGCTGTACGCCGTGCCCGCGACGATCATTTCCGCCCTGTTCGGGAGCTTCGCCGCCTACGGCCTGACGCAGGCCGACTGGCGGGCCCGCTACAAGGCGCCGGTGCTGGCGATGCTCGTCGCCGGGATCTTCATCCCGTACCAGGCGGTGCTCGTCCCCCTCTCGCAGTTCTGGGGCGCCGTGCCGCTGGCGGAGCTGTTGACTCCGCTGTGGGTGCTCGGAGTCCCGCAGTCGTACGTCGGGCTGGTCGAACTGACGATCACCCACGTCGCGTACGGCATCCCGATCTGCATGGTGCTGTTCCGGTCGTACTACCGGAACGTGAGCGAGGAGATGATCGAGGCGGCGCGCCTCGACGGGGCGACGTTCCGTCGGGTGTACCGCCGCATCGTCTTCCCGATCTCGACGCCGATGTTCGCGGTCGTGCTCATCTACCAGTTCACGCAGATCTGGAACGACCTGCTGTTCGCGCTCATCCTCGTGTCCACCGAGTCGAGCCCGGCCGCCCCGGTCGTGCTCATCCTCGCGGGACTCGGGGAGTCGATGGAGGGACAGGACTTCGCGCTCCGGATGGCCGGGGCGTTCGTCGCCGCGCTCCCGACGCTCATCGTGTACATCATGTTCGGCGAGGAGTTCGCCGAAGGGGTGGCCACGTGA
- a CDS encoding MBL fold metallo-hydrolase, with amino-acid sequence MKLADGVYTLELTMERENGTASFHPVAVETPRGPLLVDTGLPGQADQVADALAAHGLDLADVWAVVLTHHDGDHAGGLAAVRERAADPAVYAHEAATPYVDGREFPIKSDPDGERYDPVPVDVEIQDGVTFRTDAGPMRAVFTPGHAPGHLAFHLPESGVLLAADALRGDDGDLISPAEHFTPDMAEATRSVGRLAELGRDLETTHCYHGGTVDAGIPEIEAVHESLAAEHLG; translated from the coding sequence ATGAAACTCGCGGACGGCGTGTACACCCTAGAGTTGACGATGGAGCGTGAGAACGGCACGGCGTCGTTCCATCCGGTGGCCGTCGAGACCCCGCGTGGCCCCCTACTGGTCGACACGGGGCTCCCGGGACAGGCCGACCAGGTGGCCGACGCGCTGGCGGCCCACGGCCTCGATCTCGCGGACGTCTGGGCCGTGGTGCTCACGCACCACGACGGCGACCACGCGGGCGGACTGGCGGCGGTTCGCGAGCGCGCCGCCGACCCCGCCGTGTACGCCCACGAGGCCGCGACGCCGTACGTCGACGGTCGGGAGTTCCCGATCAAGAGCGACCCCGACGGTGAACGGTACGACCCCGTTCCGGTCGACGTGGAGATCCAGGACGGCGTGACGTTCAGGACCGATGCGGGGCCGATGCGGGCGGTGTTCACGCCCGGCCACGCGCCCGGACACCTCGCGTTTCACCTCCCCGAGTCCGGCGTGCTGCTCGCGGCCGACGCGCTCCGGGGCGACGACGGCGATTTGATCAGCCCGGCGGAGCACTTCACGCCGGACATGGCCGAGGCGACGCGATCGGTGGGTCGGCTCGCCGAGTTAGGGAGGGACCTGGAGACGACCCACTGCTATCACGGCGGCACCGTCGACGCCGGAATCCCCGAGATCGAGGCGGTACACGAGTCGCTGGCGGCCGAACACCTGGGGTGA
- a CDS encoding ABC transporter ATP-binding protein yields MAELELDDVRKVFTDDDGSEIVAVDDVTVDIEDGEFLVLVGPSGCGKSTTLRMVAGLETVTSGDIRLGGRSIVGQKPQDRDIAMVFQSYALYPHMTTRENMSFGLEESTDMADAEIDERVENAADLLDIPELLDRKPSELSGGQQQRVALGRAIVREPEVFLMDEPLSNLDAKLRSQMRTELQRIQEDLDTTTVYVTHDQTEAMTMGDRIAILDGGELQQAGTPLECYHRPANRFVAGFIGEPSMNFFEATVEGDRLVTDRFDYPLTAEMREAVEGAAGVTLGVRPEDIEVTADDQAAGDDEFATVVDVVEPMGNENAVYLGFDGDATDTFVATVGGMRRIDAGESVVARFPSDAVHLFDATSGDALHNRSLEDANDAEPRI; encoded by the coding sequence ATGGCTGAACTCGAACTCGACGACGTACGGAAGGTGTTCACAGACGACGACGGCTCCGAAATCGTCGCCGTCGACGACGTGACGGTCGACATCGAGGACGGCGAGTTCCTCGTCCTCGTCGGGCCGTCGGGCTGCGGGAAGTCGACGACGCTGCGGATGGTCGCCGGGCTGGAGACGGTCACCAGCGGCGATATCCGCCTCGGCGGGCGGTCCATCGTGGGCCAGAAGCCGCAGGACCGGGACATCGCGATGGTGTTCCAGTCGTACGCGCTGTACCCGCACATGACCACCCGGGAGAACATGTCATTCGGACTGGAGGAGTCCACCGACATGGCCGACGCGGAGATCGACGAGCGCGTCGAGAACGCCGCCGACCTGCTCGACATCCCGGAGCTGCTCGACCGAAAGCCGTCGGAGCTGTCCGGCGGCCAACAGCAGCGCGTGGCGCTCGGGCGGGCGATCGTCCGCGAGCCCGAGGTGTTCCTGATGGACGAGCCGCTGTCGAATCTCGACGCGAAGCTCCGCTCACAGATGCGCACGGAGCTCCAGCGAATCCAGGAGGACCTCGACACGACGACGGTCTACGTCACCCACGACCAGACGGAGGCGATGACGATGGGCGACCGGATCGCGATTCTCGACGGCGGCGAACTCCAACAGGCGGGGACGCCGCTGGAGTGCTACCACCGCCCGGCGAACCGTTTCGTCGCGGGGTTCATCGGCGAGCCGTCGATGAACTTCTTCGAGGCGACCGTCGAGGGCGACCGGTTGGTCACGGACCGCTTCGACTACCCGCTGACGGCCGAGATGCGCGAGGCCGTCGAAGGTGCCGCGGGCGTGACTCTCGGCGTCCGTCCGGAGGACATCGAGGTCACGGCCGACGACCAGGCGGCCGGCGACGACGAGTTCGCCACCGTGGTCGACGTCGTCGAGCCGATGGGGAACGAGAACGCCGTGTACCTCGGGTTCGACGGGGACGCGACGGACACGTTCGTCGCGACCGTCGGCGGCATGCGCCGCATCGACGCCGGCGAGTCCGTCGTCGCGCGGTTCCCGTCGGACGCGGTCCACCTGTTCGACGCCACGAGCGGCGACGCGCTACACAACCGCTCGCTGGAGGACGCCAACGACGCCGAGCCGCGGATCTGA
- a CDS encoding DUF5827 family protein has protein sequence MPIEKSEFTGLYPCDFYTPAELFEPDRMYTVTEIARLLQGLEPDAAIDEETEEVLLDWAIPWVMTNAEDLVVAEPRTDDEPGYYGLRRPEDLADDGGDGDDDNGTPEGADGTADAAEDASADEQ, from the coding sequence ATGCCGATCGAGAAATCGGAGTTCACCGGACTGTACCCGTGTGACTTCTACACGCCCGCGGAGCTGTTCGAACCGGACCGGATGTACACCGTCACGGAGATCGCCCGGCTCCTCCAGGGGCTGGAGCCGGACGCAGCGATCGACGAAGAGACCGAGGAGGTGCTGCTCGACTGGGCGATCCCGTGGGTCATGACGAACGCCGAGGACCTCGTCGTCGCGGAGCCGCGTACCGACGACGAGCCGGGGTACTACGGGCTGCGACGCCCCGAGGATCTCGCCGACGACGGCGGCGACGGCGACGACGACAATGGCACGCCCGAGGGCGCGGACGGGACTGCCGACGCAGCCGAGGACGCGTCCGCGGACGAGCAGTGA
- a CDS encoding carbohydrate ABC transporter permease, with amino-acid sequence MRDFLSTARTRLRRAADGDADSDDVGAGSERDDDPVSTGDAAATEAGAVVTDGGTAAGGDGFRDRLNERFGEDFTESAPFWLPPFLLVGLFVYGAIAWNFVISLTDYKGFVGPDYSDLDFEMYVRAVNDSGVIDATVNTFLLVVGFTTVALAVGLVLAILIDRNIRFENTFRTIYLLPMSLSFVVTAQFWLWMYNFNNGVVNIALGTVGIGPVDWIGNSSLVLWAVVFALVWQFSGYTMVVYLAGLRAIPTEHYEAARVDGASTLKMYWRVIIPQLKGSTISAAIVLMVFALKAFDFLYSLVSGYRPPNGADILATKMVREAYSTNNWAYASAIAIILFLMALSIIGPYLYYEYNQGNL; translated from the coding sequence ATGCGCGATTTTCTTTCGACGGCTCGAACCAGGCTCCGGCGCGCCGCGGACGGTGACGCCGACAGTGACGACGTCGGCGCTGGTTCCGAGCGCGACGACGACCCGGTTTCGACCGGCGACGCGGCCGCGACCGAAGCGGGGGCAGTCGTGACCGACGGCGGCACCGCCGCCGGCGGCGACGGCTTCCGAGACCGACTCAACGAGCGGTTCGGAGAGGACTTCACCGAGTCCGCCCCCTTCTGGCTGCCGCCGTTCCTGCTGGTCGGGCTGTTCGTCTACGGCGCGATCGCGTGGAACTTCGTCATCTCGCTGACCGACTACAAGGGGTTCGTCGGCCCGGACTACTCCGACCTCGACTTCGAGATGTACGTCCGAGCGGTCAACGACTCGGGCGTCATCGACGCGACGGTCAACACGTTCCTGTTGGTCGTCGGGTTCACCACGGTCGCGCTCGCCGTCGGGCTGGTGCTTGCGATCCTCATCGACCGGAACATCCGGTTCGAGAACACGTTCCGCACCATCTACCTGCTGCCGATGAGTCTCTCGTTTGTCGTGACGGCGCAGTTCTGGCTGTGGATGTACAACTTCAACAACGGCGTCGTCAACATCGCCCTCGGCACCGTGGGGATCGGCCCGGTCGACTGGATCGGGAACTCCTCGCTCGTCTTATGGGCGGTGGTGTTCGCGCTCGTGTGGCAGTTCTCGGGGTACACGATGGTCGTGTACCTCGCGGGGCTGCGCGCGATCCCGACCGAGCACTACGAGGCCGCCCGCGTCGACGGCGCGTCGACGCTGAAGATGTACTGGCGGGTGATCATCCCGCAGCTGAAGGGGTCGACGATCAGCGCCGCCATCGTCCTGATGGTGTTCGCGCTGAAGGCATTCGACTTCCTGTACTCGCTCGTCAGCGGCTACCGGCCGCCCAACGGGGCGGACATCCTCGCGACCAAGATGGTGCGTGAGGCGTACAGCACGAACAACTGGGCGTACGCGTCGGCGATCGCGATCATCCTGTTCTTGATGGCGCTGTCGATCATCGGCCCGTACCTCTACTACGAGTACAATCAGGGGAACCTATGA
- the thyA gene encoding thymidylate synthase, with protein MQQYLSTVEDVLRDGTYKPNRTGVDTLSAFSTHYEADLADGFPLLTTKDLSGFRWRSLIHELLWYLSGEEHIRDLREKTGIWDAWADEEGRLDTAYGRFWRRYPVPEEGLEGETWPDETHRWMNDDERTFDQLAYVLDTLRENPNSRRIVVNAWHPANATVSTLPPCHYTFVFNVQGDRLNLHLTQRSGDLALGVPFNIAAYSILLTAVAQRTGFEPGTFAHSVVDAHVYCGTGERGDWYGDADARGMLRDGLADAESREEYERLADWIEETAPAEADGDEKKDHVPGLLRQLGREPREKPTLRVADKPLDELAFDDVELLNYDPAPGIEFAVAE; from the coding sequence ATGCAGCAGTACCTCTCGACCGTCGAGGACGTGCTCCGGGACGGCACCTACAAGCCGAACCGGACCGGGGTCGACACGCTCTCTGCGTTCTCGACGCACTACGAGGCCGACCTCGCCGACGGCTTCCCCCTACTCACGACGAAGGACCTCTCGGGCTTCCGCTGGCGGTCGCTCATCCACGAACTCCTGTGGTACCTCTCGGGGGAGGAGCACATCCGCGACCTCCGCGAGAAGACCGGCATCTGGGATGCGTGGGCCGACGAGGAGGGCCGCCTCGACACCGCCTACGGGCGCTTCTGGCGGCGCTACCCCGTTCCCGAGGAGGGACTGGAGGGCGAGACGTGGCCGGACGAGACCCACCGCTGGATGAACGACGACGAGCGCACGTTCGACCAACTGGCGTACGTGCTCGACACCCTCCGAGAGAATCCGAACTCTCGCCGGATCGTCGTCAACGCGTGGCACCCCGCGAACGCGACGGTCTCCACCCTTCCGCCGTGTCACTACACCTTCGTGTTCAACGTGCAGGGCGACCGGCTGAACCTCCATCTCACCCAGCGCTCGGGCGACCTCGCGCTCGGCGTCCCGTTCAACATCGCCGCCTACTCCATCCTGCTGACGGCGGTCGCCCAGCGAACCGGCTTCGAGCCCGGCACGTTCGCGCACAGCGTCGTCGACGCACACGTCTACTGCGGCACCGGCGAGCGCGGCGACTGGTACGGCGACGCGGACGCCCGGGGGATGCTCCGAGACGGCCTGGCCGACGCCGAGTCGCGCGAGGAGTACGAGCGGCTGGCCGACTGGATCGAGGAGACCGCCCCCGCGGAGGCCGACGGCGACGAAAAGAAGGACCACGTCCCCGGCCTGCTGCGGCAGCTCGGCCGCGAGCCGCGCGAGAAACCGACGCTGCGCGTCGCCGACAAGCCGCTCGACGAGCTGGCGTTCGACG
- a CDS encoding pirin family protein produces MTDPERLDHAGPIPGGRVRHGTGVNSTRAFPTEAHPSHRDPFVLFERFYIDPDAGFPMHPHRGFEIVSYMLDGGMEHEDSLGVSHTAREGDAMRITTGGGIRHSEFPADGAACNGLQLWVNLPREHKEVEADYADAAAADLPTATEDGATVTTVVGDGSPLELHTPMEYLDARVDDAWTWTVPDGWTGFAFGVAGAGTVDGDRFETGDVVPIEDGRTAEFAPDDSGADSDGDDAGLRVVCVAGEPHEEPIRQRGPYVL; encoded by the coding sequence ATGACCGATCCCGAGCGACTCGACCACGCCGGGCCGATTCCCGGTGGACGCGTCCGCCACGGCACGGGCGTGAACTCGACGCGCGCGTTCCCCACGGAGGCACACCCGTCGCACCGCGACCCGTTCGTCCTGTTCGAGCGGTTCTACATCGACCCCGACGCGGGGTTCCCGATGCATCCGCACCGCGGGTTCGAGATCGTCTCGTACATGCTCGACGGTGGGATGGAACACGAGGACTCGCTGGGCGTGTCACACACCGCTCGCGAGGGCGACGCGATGCGGATCACGACCGGCGGCGGCATCCGGCACTCCGAGTTCCCGGCTGACGGCGCCGCCTGCAACGGCCTCCAGCTGTGGGTGAATCTCCCGCGCGAACACAAGGAGGTCGAGGCCGACTACGCGGACGCCGCGGCCGCTGATCTCCCGACCGCGACCGAGGACGGCGCGACCGTGACGACGGTCGTCGGTGACGGCTCTCCGCTCGAACTCCACACGCCGATGGAGTACCTCGACGCCCGCGTAGACGACGCGTGGACCTGGACGGTTCCCGACGGCTGGACCGGCTTCGCCTTCGGCGTCGCCGGCGCGGGCACGGTCGATGGCGACCGGTTCGAGACCGGCGACGTGGTTCCGATCGAGGACGGACGAACGGCCGAGTTCGCTCCCGATGATTCGGGGGCCGACTCCGACGGTGACGACGCGGGATTGCGCGTCGTCTGCGTCGCCGGGGAACCGCACGAGGAACCGATCCGCCAGCGCGGTCCGTACGTGTTGTGA
- a CDS encoding ABC transporter substrate-binding protein: MMKDTELNRRDVLKGAGALGAAGMVGLAGCSGMGGGGGGDAPVEVLHGWTGGDGATAAEALEEAFNEEYPDTELDMNPIGGGGNQNLDAVVANRLQNDNPPSSFANWPGPNLARYEGVLGDVSDLWDEAGFTDSHVQEAVDLHQYNGAFRAVPLGSHRLNCLFYNTSVVEDAGVDPSSLNSVSALVDALETVASETDATPMTHGGSGTWTKTQLFGVTLLGQAGYDEYMNFVEGDPSRDAIQGAFESLATIFENYINDDSASIGLTESNQNIIDGEAAFIHQGNWAAGAYRNADDFEYESDWGFTTFPGTEGMYTLHFDSFLYPSNNPSPENTRTWLEFVGGEAAQVAFNQYKGSIPTRTDVDMSEFGPYLQQTAEDFADADQRPPNIQHGLGITADQRSSLNDVISSEFTGPYNVEAATDGFIDAVSN; the protein is encoded by the coding sequence ATGATGAAGGACACGGAACTCAACCGACGAGACGTACTGAAAGGCGCGGGCGCCCTCGGGGCTGCCGGCATGGTCGGACTGGCGGGCTGTTCGGGCATGGGCGGCGGTGGCGGCGGCGACGCGCCGGTCGAGGTGCTTCACGGCTGGACCGGCGGCGACGGCGCGACGGCCGCCGAGGCGCTTGAGGAGGCGTTCAACGAGGAGTATCCGGACACGGAACTGGACATGAACCCCATCGGCGGGGGCGGCAACCAGAACCTCGACGCGGTCGTGGCTAACCGGCTGCAGAACGACAACCCGCCGAGTTCGTTCGCGAACTGGCCGGGCCCCAACCTCGCGCGCTACGAGGGCGTGCTGGGTGACGTTTCCGACCTCTGGGATGAGGCGGGCTTCACCGACAGTCACGTGCAGGAGGCGGTCGATCTCCACCAGTACAACGGCGCGTTCCGCGCCGTCCCGCTGGGTTCCCACCGGCTGAACTGCCTGTTCTACAACACCTCGGTCGTCGAGGATGCGGGCGTCGACCCGTCCTCGCTGAACAGCGTCTCCGCGCTCGTCGACGCGCTGGAGACGGTCGCCAGCGAGACGGACGCGACCCCGATGACGCACGGCGGCAGCGGCACCTGGACGAAGACGCAGCTGTTCGGCGTCACGCTCCTCGGGCAGGCCGGCTACGACGAGTACATGAACTTCGTCGAGGGCGACCCGTCGCGCGACGCCATCCAGGGCGCCTTCGAGTCGCTGGCGACGATCTTCGAGAACTACATCAACGACGACTCCGCCTCGATCGGGCTGACGGAGTCGAACCAGAACATCATCGACGGCGAGGCGGCGTTCATCCACCAGGGTAACTGGGCGGCCGGCGCCTACCGCAACGCCGACGACTTCGAGTACGAGAGCGACTGGGGCTTCACGACGTTCCCCGGCACCGAGGGCATGTACACCCTCCACTTCGACTCGTTCCTCTACCCGTCGAACAACCCGAGCCCCGAGAACACGCGGACGTGGCTGGAGTTCGTCGGCGGCGAGGCCGCACAGGTCGCGTTCAACCAGTACAAGGGCTCGATCCCGACCCGGACGGACGTCGACATGAGCGAGTTCGGGCCGTACCTCCAGCAGACGGCCGAGGACTTCGCCGACGCCGACCAGCGTCCGCCGAACATCCAGCACGGGCTTGGTATCACGGCCGACCAGCGGTCCTCGCTGAACGACGTGATCTCCAGCGAGTTCACCGGCCCCTACAACGTCGAGGCCGCGACCGACGGCTTCATCGACGCCGTCAGTAACTGA
- the sod gene encoding superoxide dismutase yields MSYELDPLPYDYDALEPHISEQVLTWHHDTHHQGYVNGWNSAEETLEQNREAGEFGSSAGAIRNVTHNSSGHILHDLFWQNMSPEGGDEPSGALADRIAEDFGSYEAWKGEFEAAAGNASGWALLVYDTFSNQLRNVVVDKHDQGAIWGGHPILALDVWEHSYYYDYGPARGDFVSAFFEVVDWTEPSARYEQARELFE; encoded by the coding sequence ATGAGCTACGAACTCGATCCGTTGCCGTACGACTACGACGCGCTGGAGCCGCACATTAGTGAGCAGGTGTTGACGTGGCATCACGACACCCATCACCAGGGCTACGTCAACGGCTGGAACTCGGCTGAGGAGACGCTCGAACAGAACCGCGAGGCCGGCGAGTTCGGTTCCTCGGCGGGCGCGATCCGGAACGTGACGCACAACTCTTCGGGGCACATCCTGCACGACCTGTTCTGGCAGAACATGAGCCCGGAGGGCGGCGACGAGCCGTCGGGCGCGCTCGCTGACCGGATCGCCGAGGACTTCGGGAGCTACGAGGCGTGGAAGGGCGAGTTCGAGGCCGCCGCCGGCAACGCGTCGGGCTGGGCGCTGCTCGTCTACGACACGTTCTCGAACCAACTGCGCAACGTCGTCGTCGACAAGCACGACCAGGGCGCAATCTGGGGCGGCCACCCGATCCTCGCGCTGGACGTGTGGGAGCACTCCTACTACTACGACTACGGCCCCGCCCGCGGCGACTTCGTCTCCGCGTTCTTCGAAGTCGTCGACTGGACCGAACCCAGCGCCCGCTACGAACAGGCCCGCGAACTCTTCGAGTAA
- a CDS encoding MBL fold metallo-hydrolase produces the protein MIHNLAAGIQAFTSNAFLVSGPASADAPATTDDGDAGRRVLVDTGSNFDILPAIRERVDDLDAVVLTHTHHDHVGNVEAVCDAFGVETWGFDTGQPSVDNELPDGGRVDLGLGRYEALHTPGHKNDHLCLYDEDAGVLFAGDLIFQNGGFGRTDLEEGDRDALIRSIDRVRERLDGDGLRELHVGHGPSVLDSPYDHVELAGRAARSR, from the coding sequence GTGATCCACAACCTCGCCGCCGGCATTCAGGCGTTCACGAGCAACGCGTTTCTCGTCTCCGGTCCCGCCAGCGCCGACGCGCCCGCGACGACCGACGACGGCGACGCGGGCCGGCGCGTCCTCGTCGACACCGGATCGAACTTCGATATCCTCCCCGCGATCCGCGAGCGCGTCGACGACCTCGACGCGGTGGTCCTCACGCACACCCACCACGACCACGTCGGCAACGTCGAGGCGGTGTGCGACGCCTTCGGCGTCGAGACGTGGGGCTTCGACACGGGCCAGCCGAGCGTCGACAACGAGCTTCCCGACGGCGGACGCGTCGACCTGGGCCTCGGACGCTACGAGGCGCTGCACACGCCCGGGCACAAGAACGACCACCTCTGTCTGTACGACGAGGACGCGGGCGTGCTGTTCGCGGGCGACCTGATCTTCCAGAACGGCGGCTTCGGACGGACCGACTTGGAGGAGGGCGACCGCGACGCGCTGATCCGGAGCATCGACCGCGTGCGAGAGCGCCTCGACGGCGACGGCCTCCGTGAGCTCCACGTCGGCCACGGCCCGAGCGTGCTGGACTCGCCGTACGACCACGTGGAACTCGCCGGTCGAGCGGCGCGGTCTCGGTAA
- a CDS encoding ATPase, with translation MRLLVAGADPVDAGKTTFAVGLAARLRADGSQPRVFKPRAGNDRWFDHDDVRRAAGDGRLYGKDIDRLLRAADSDASHERRNPIHRLWRPTPGETGLLGESGRTFLVDRVRTADGDEWVVNGATDLPDPLRADLPLADARRVDSVRAFNDAMRERHLPALDRLADDVQTAGRDGIALVESYGDVAMPLRGVEFDAVAVVDPGRCRIYGGDRWALARETATGDRDDGTLEIHVDRVTEMLDPRSTHDLRPLTGEERSDPDAVASAYREAYGALLATARDR, from the coding sequence GTGAGGCTCCTCGTCGCCGGCGCGGACCCGGTGGACGCGGGCAAGACCACGTTCGCGGTCGGCCTGGCCGCGAGACTCCGCGCCGACGGTTCGCAGCCGCGCGTGTTCAAGCCCCGCGCCGGCAACGACCGCTGGTTCGACCACGACGACGTGCGCCGCGCCGCGGGCGACGGACGCCTCTACGGGAAAGACATCGATCGACTCCTCCGGGCGGCCGACAGCGACGCGTCCCACGAGCGTCGGAATCCGATCCACCGCCTCTGGCGACCGACGCCGGGCGAAACGGGACTGCTCGGCGAGTCCGGCCGAACGTTCCTCGTCGACCGCGTTCGGACCGCCGACGGCGACGAGTGGGTCGTGAACGGAGCGACCGACCTCCCCGATCCGCTCCGAGCTGATCTCCCGCTCGCAGACGCCCGCCGCGTCGACTCGGTTCGAGCGTTCAACGACGCGATGCGCGAGCGACACCTCCCCGCGCTCGACCGGCTCGCGGACGATGTTCAGACGGCGGGCAGAGACGGCATCGCGCTCGTGGAGTCGTACGGCGACGTTGCGATGCCGCTTCGCGGGGTCGAGTTCGACGCCGTCGCCGTCGTCGACCCCGGCCGGTGTCGCATCTACGGCGGCGACCGCTGGGCGCTCGCGCGCGAGACCGCGACCGGCGACCGCGACGATGGAACCTTGGAGATCCACGTCGACCGCGTCACCGAGATGCTCGATCCCCGCTCGACACACGATCTCCGGCCGCTGACCGGCGAGGAACGGAGCGACCCCGACGCCGTCGCGTCGGCGTACCGGGAGGCGTACGGCGCGTTACTGGCGACAGCACGCGATCGGTAG